Proteins encoded together in one uncultured Sphaerochaeta sp. window:
- a CDS encoding DUF3147 family protein: protein MWYYIIKIGISALTITLVSEIAKRSSLFGALIASLPLTSLLAILWMHFEKTQDTAIAQLSQSIFFLVLPSLAFFALFPFLLHRGMAFWGSFMLASGATIVLYFLLIAILKHYNIATL, encoded by the coding sequence ATGTGGTACTACATCATTAAAATTGGGATTTCAGCTCTTACCATCACCCTAGTCAGCGAAATAGCCAAACGCAGTTCCCTATTCGGTGCCTTGATTGCATCTCTCCCATTGACCTCACTCTTGGCAATCCTCTGGATGCACTTTGAGAAAACCCAGGACACCGCCATAGCGCAGCTTTCCCAGTCAATCTTCTTTCTAGTGCTTCCTTCCCTTGCATTCTTTGCCCTTTTCCCCTTCTTGCTTCATCGCGGAATGGCTTTCTGGGGAAGTTTCATGCTTGCAAGTGGAGCAACGATTGTGCTCTACTTCCTTCTCATCGCCATTCTCAAGCACTACAACATCGCAACACTCTGA
- a CDS encoding GNAT family N-acetyltransferase, translated as MQRLIETKKAAPLFQGWHDTLLRSCMQGIMGEIYVDDRNEPHSAFALLGDFCLLAGEPSSELLRFQYDLGRWETRLLVPKGELWEQAIRETFGSKAKEFTRYALKKEASFDKAYLSSLVDTLPPAFRIVEIDEILYHFLLSEPWCRDLVGQFPTYERFRDLGLGFVILKGTEVAAGASSYCRYHNGIEVEVDTKTPYRRKGLALACSAKLILACMERDLFPSWDAHTELSLHLAERLGYTLDYPYQTFELTKTK; from the coding sequence ATGCAGAGACTTATCGAGACGAAAAAGGCAGCTCCTCTCTTTCAAGGATGGCATGACACCCTCTTGCGTTCGTGTATGCAAGGTATCATGGGAGAAATCTATGTAGATGACCGAAATGAGCCTCACTCAGCTTTCGCTCTGCTTGGGGACTTCTGTCTACTCGCTGGCGAGCCATCAAGTGAACTTTTACGCTTCCAGTATGATCTTGGTAGATGGGAAACCCGGCTTCTTGTCCCGAAGGGCGAATTGTGGGAACAGGCTATCAGGGAGACCTTTGGATCCAAAGCTAAGGAATTCACCCGTTATGCTCTAAAAAAGGAAGCCTCGTTTGATAAAGCTTACCTGAGCAGCCTTGTCGATACCCTCCCACCAGCATTCCGAATCGTTGAGATAGATGAAATCCTCTACCACTTTCTCCTCTCAGAGCCTTGGTGCCGTGATCTGGTCGGACAGTTCCCCACATATGAGCGATTTCGAGACCTGGGACTGGGCTTCGTCATACTCAAGGGCACTGAAGTTGCAGCAGGAGCCTCTTCATACTGCAGGTATCACAACGGAATAGAAGTTGAAGTGGATACAAAAACTCCTTATCGAAGGAAAGGCCTTGCGTTGGCTTGCAGTGCAAAGCTCATCCTTGCCTGTATGGAACGTGATCTTTTTCCCTCTTGGGATGCCCACACAGAACTATCACTTCACTTGGCTGAGAGGCTTGGGTATACGTTGGACTATCCCTATCAGACATTCGAACTCACTAAGACCAAATAA
- a CDS encoding sugar-binding protein, whose protein sequence is MKKMLVAAMVLLIAMNMVFAGGAAETSSKGMVGVVMPTRSEERWNKDGAAVKSGLEELGYEVDLQFSDDDIPTQVRQIEDLITKRAKVLVIASIDGSALTDVLAKAADEGIPVIAYDRLIMKSPHVDYYLSFDNYAVGQQMGDILIQGMNLDNPAKKPLLIELFGGSPDDNNAYFFYNGAMDKLKPYFDNGTLKIGSGQQGMDTVGTLRWSNELAMSRMENLLSAHYTNQTLDGILSPYDPISLSTLEACKAVGYGTPGKPLPVVGGQDCIVASCKSILAGEQYATVLKDTRVLGMATVELVDTIMRGEVPQGLNTTTYDNDSIKNGKPYIVPSVLLESMIVTKDNLVAEVVDTGYHSAEDLGL, encoded by the coding sequence ATGAAAAAGATGCTCGTAGCGGCAATGGTTCTACTCATTGCCATGAACATGGTTTTTGCAGGAGGGGCTGCTGAAACTTCGTCAAAAGGAATGGTTGGAGTAGTCATGCCTACCAGATCAGAAGAACGTTGGAATAAGGATGGAGCAGCCGTCAAATCTGGTTTGGAAGAACTCGGCTATGAAGTCGACCTTCAATTCTCAGACGACGACATTCCCACCCAGGTTCGTCAGATTGAAGACCTGATCACCAAGAGAGCAAAAGTACTCGTCATTGCTTCCATTGATGGATCGGCCTTGACTGATGTACTGGCAAAAGCTGCGGACGAAGGAATTCCTGTAATTGCCTATGACCGCTTGATCATGAAATCACCACACGTAGATTACTACCTGTCATTTGACAACTATGCAGTTGGCCAGCAGATGGGTGATATCCTCATTCAGGGAATGAATTTGGATAATCCTGCAAAAAAGCCCTTGTTGATCGAACTGTTTGGTGGATCACCTGACGACAACAATGCATATTTCTTCTACAACGGCGCCATGGACAAGCTTAAGCCCTATTTTGACAATGGCACCCTCAAGATTGGTTCAGGCCAGCAGGGCATGGACACAGTAGGAACACTCCGCTGGAGCAACGAATTGGCAATGTCCAGAATGGAGAACCTCCTCTCTGCTCATTATACAAACCAGACACTCGACGGAATCCTGTCTCCTTATGATCCAATCAGTCTTTCCACGCTTGAAGCATGTAAGGCTGTCGGTTATGGAACACCTGGAAAGCCACTGCCGGTCGTCGGTGGACAGGACTGTATTGTAGCTTCCTGTAAGTCAATCCTCGCTGGTGAACAGTATGCAACCGTTCTCAAGGATACCCGTGTACTCGGTATGGCTACTGTAGAGCTCGTTGACACCATCATGCGCGGTGAAGTACCCCAGGGACTCAACACCACCACGTACGATAATGACTCCATCAAGAACGGCAAACCCTATATCGTTCCTTCCGTTTTGTTGGAATCTATGATTGTCACCAAGGACAATCTCGTAGCTGAAGTAGTCGATACCGGTTACCACTCAGCCGAAGATCTTGGATTGTAA
- a CDS encoding ATP-binding cassette domain-containing protein — MPNNSILLSMKHITKTFPGVRALDDVSLDVKPSEIHALVGENGAGKSTLMKVLSGVYPYGTYDGDIFFEGKHCKFSSIRQSEQAGIVIIHQELALSPYLSIAENMFIGDERAKFNIINWDKTREDAITYMKRIGLNENPNTPVNKLGVGKQQMVEIAKALAKHAKLLILDEPTSALNERDSQHLLDILKELRDKSNISSVLISHKLNEVASIADSITILRDGKTIETLDVVRKKNTPVSISEERIIKGMVGREITDMFPKRDNPVGDILFEVKDWTVQNPDNPERNKLEGVNINVRSGEVVGLAGLVGAGRTEFAMSVFGRAYGENITGQTYLEGKEVDISTIPKAIANGVAYVPEDRKELGLVLIQNIKENTTIAKLKKIANASVINEHEENVVAEDYCKRLNTKTPTILQKTGNLSGGNQQKVVLSKWLFTDPKVLILDEPTRGIDVGTKHEIYTIINSLAKQGYACILISSEMPEIIGMSDRIYVMSEGKITAELSGETATQEDIMRNILNN, encoded by the coding sequence ATGCCAAACAATTCTATTCTGCTGTCGATGAAGCATATCACCAAGACTTTCCCGGGGGTGAGAGCGCTTGATGATGTCAGCCTAGATGTAAAACCATCTGAAATTCATGCCTTGGTTGGCGAGAATGGAGCAGGGAAATCAACATTGATGAAAGTTCTCTCAGGTGTGTACCCATACGGAACCTATGATGGGGACATCTTTTTCGAAGGCAAGCACTGCAAGTTTTCCAGCATCAGGCAGAGTGAACAAGCAGGAATTGTCATCATTCACCAGGAGCTGGCATTAAGCCCCTATCTTTCCATTGCTGAGAATATGTTCATTGGTGATGAGCGGGCTAAATTCAATATCATCAATTGGGATAAGACCCGAGAAGACGCAATAACATATATGAAGCGAATCGGGCTCAATGAAAATCCAAACACTCCGGTAAATAAGCTTGGCGTAGGAAAACAACAGATGGTCGAGATCGCCAAGGCGTTGGCAAAGCACGCAAAGCTGCTGATTCTCGACGAGCCTACTTCAGCACTCAATGAGAGAGATAGCCAACATCTACTTGATATTCTCAAGGAGTTGCGTGACAAGAGCAATATTTCCTCTGTCTTGATCTCCCATAAACTGAATGAAGTTGCTTCTATTGCCGATTCCATTACCATCCTACGGGATGGCAAGACTATTGAGACACTTGATGTTGTGCGTAAGAAAAATACCCCCGTATCAATTAGCGAAGAGAGAATCATCAAGGGCATGGTTGGACGGGAAATTACCGACATGTTCCCAAAGCGGGACAACCCAGTCGGGGATATTCTGTTCGAGGTCAAGGACTGGACAGTCCAGAATCCTGACAATCCCGAACGAAACAAACTCGAAGGGGTAAACATCAATGTTCGTTCTGGGGAAGTCGTCGGCCTAGCCGGTCTGGTTGGTGCTGGCCGTACTGAATTCGCCATGAGTGTGTTTGGCCGTGCATATGGGGAAAACATCACCGGACAAACGTACCTTGAAGGAAAGGAAGTCGACATCAGCACAATTCCCAAGGCAATCGCAAACGGTGTTGCCTATGTGCCTGAAGACCGCAAGGAACTTGGTTTGGTGTTGATCCAAAATATCAAGGAAAATACCACAATTGCCAAACTTAAGAAGATTGCCAATGCTTCAGTGATCAACGAACATGAAGAGAATGTTGTCGCAGAAGATTACTGCAAGCGACTAAACACAAAGACACCGACGATTCTCCAGAAGACGGGGAACCTCTCTGGAGGCAATCAGCAGAAAGTTGTGTTGTCCAAATGGTTGTTCACTGACCCAAAGGTATTGATTCTCGATGAACCTACGCGAGGTATTGATGTTGGGACAAAGCATGAAATCTACACAATCATCAATTCACTCGCCAAACAAGGATATGCATGTATCCTGATCTCCAGTGAAATGCCGGAGATTATTGGAATGAGTGATAGAATCTATGTAATGAGTGAAGGAAAGATTACTGCAGAACTTTCTGGAGAGACCGCGACCCAAGAGGATATTATGCGTAATATCCTCAACAACTAA
- the mmsB gene encoding multiple monosaccharide ABC transporter permease — MSGLIEILKKNVRQYMMVIALAVAMIAFGLLTDGIFFRPVNLTNLVLQNSYVLILAVGMLLCTLTGNIDLSVGSMVAFIGALCGVMMVDLQWNPYLAMIIALACGALIGMWQGFWIAFVNVPPFIATLAGMLVFRGLGQVIMKGQTKAPFPEAFQKISSGYIPDPFGGATVGNVTFHIFTLLIGFVIVGLIIFGEIQKRKKQKKYAFDLLPPGIWLAKVIFIASVLIAFTVVFAIYKGFPNVLILLGVLVVGYQFVASKTVQGRHIYALGGNRKAAELSGVKVKWVMFWIYTNMAILATVAAMVFTARLNSATPKAGQNFEMDAIAACYVGGSAVSGGVGTVIGAVVGGLFIGVLNNGMSIIGVSTDWQQAIKGFVLLAAVAFDLYSKSRSSKGA, encoded by the coding sequence ATGAGTGGCTTGATTGAAATTTTGAAAAAGAATGTGAGGCAGTATATGATGGTCATCGCCTTGGCTGTGGCGATGATTGCGTTTGGTCTCTTGACGGACGGTATCTTTTTCAGACCAGTGAACCTGACGAATCTGGTACTTCAGAACAGCTATGTTTTGATTCTCGCCGTTGGTATGTTGCTGTGTACCTTGACGGGTAACATCGACCTTTCTGTTGGATCCATGGTCGCTTTCATTGGTGCCCTTTGCGGAGTCATGATGGTAGACCTCCAATGGAATCCGTATCTTGCCATGATTATTGCATTGGCATGTGGCGCTTTAATTGGAATGTGGCAAGGGTTCTGGATAGCATTCGTGAATGTCCCACCATTCATTGCCACCCTGGCAGGCATGTTGGTCTTTAGAGGTTTGGGACAGGTCATCATGAAAGGCCAGACCAAGGCACCTTTCCCAGAGGCGTTCCAAAAGATTTCAAGCGGCTATATCCCTGATCCATTTGGAGGGGCCACTGTAGGAAATGTGACGTTTCACATTTTCACACTCCTTATTGGGTTTGTGATTGTAGGGCTGATTATCTTCGGAGAAATTCAGAAACGAAAAAAACAGAAGAAATATGCCTTTGACCTACTCCCTCCTGGAATCTGGCTTGCGAAGGTAATCTTTATTGCTTCTGTCTTGATAGCTTTTACCGTTGTGTTCGCAATCTACAAAGGGTTCCCCAATGTATTGATCCTGCTGGGAGTACTCGTTGTAGGATATCAGTTTGTTGCATCCAAGACAGTCCAAGGTCGTCATATCTACGCCCTTGGGGGAAACAGGAAAGCCGCTGAGCTGTCCGGTGTAAAAGTAAAATGGGTAATGTTCTGGATTTATACGAATATGGCTATCCTGGCTACGGTTGCTGCAATGGTATTTACCGCACGCCTCAACTCAGCCACGCCAAAAGCTGGACAGAACTTTGAGATGGATGCCATCGCTGCTTGTTACGTCGGTGGATCGGCTGTCTCCGGTGGAGTCGGTACAGTAATTGGTGCAGTGGTTGGAGGGCTTTTCATCGGGGTACTGAACAACGGTATGTCAATCATTGGGGTGAGTACGGACTGGCAACAAGCTATCAAGGGTTTTGTACTGCTTGCAGCCGTTGCATTCGACCTGTATTCGAAATCAAGGTCATCCAAGGGGGCATGA
- a CDS encoding P-II family nitrogen regulator, whose translation METPHTLITCIVNKGMAETVMDAARKAGATGGTILPARGTGKEEDVKFFGHPLVPEKDMLLILVGSGLTGKVLETIKNLPLLTEPGSGIAFCIDVERFIAFGGSPE comes from the coding sequence ATGGAAACACCCCACACCCTGATTACCTGTATTGTGAACAAAGGTATGGCTGAAACCGTCATGGATGCCGCCCGTAAAGCAGGAGCCACAGGCGGTACCATTCTCCCTGCGCGGGGAACCGGGAAAGAAGAAGACGTCAAGTTCTTCGGTCACCCATTGGTCCCTGAGAAAGACATGCTGCTTATACTTGTCGGATCGGGCTTGACAGGAAAAGTGTTGGAAACAATCAAGAACCTACCTCTTCTTACCGAACCAGGTTCTGGGATTGCATTCTGCATTGATGTTGAGCGGTTTATCGCCTTTGGCGGTTCTCCTGAGTAG
- a CDS encoding MFS transporter, with protein MAKTGFERNLQYAKFSAYGFLKNLRFYEPFMMLVFLDKGLSYLEIGTLYAVREILINITEIPSGVFADSLGRRLTMVFSFLAYIFSFIVFFVAQDFGILLMAMVLYAFGDAFRTGTHKAMIFDYLRMRGWEDQKTHYYGNTRAWSQRGAALSALIAAFLVFYNGSYAPIFLFTIIPYVLNLLLIVSYPKDLDGPRHTSDKRIRDEFAAVLQSLAKTMKSWSMVRTISSQALFSGYYKAFKDYLQPILQTFALSLPILLAYEDQERTALIVGIVYSILYATTAIASSNSGKFSERFNQLASPLNITLVVGISLGLVSGLLLHLTYATLAVVLYLGIYILENLRKPMSIHYVSDQMDQASLASALSVESQAESLFAAGIALLLGWMSTLFGVGLGILVVSGICLLLGLVLRLPTQENRQRR; from the coding sequence ATGGCAAAGACAGGATTTGAGAGAAACTTGCAGTACGCCAAGTTCAGTGCATATGGGTTTTTAAAGAATCTGCGATTCTATGAGCCGTTTATGATGTTGGTATTCTTGGACAAGGGGTTGTCCTACCTGGAGATCGGAACGCTCTATGCTGTAAGAGAGATATTGATCAACATCACAGAGATTCCCTCTGGGGTGTTTGCTGACAGTCTGGGTAGGAGACTGACAATGGTCTTCTCTTTTCTTGCCTACATTTTCAGCTTCATTGTTTTTTTTGTTGCCCAGGATTTTGGTATTCTGCTTATGGCAATGGTTCTCTATGCATTTGGTGATGCGTTTAGAACGGGTACCCATAAGGCCATGATCTTCGACTATCTGAGGATGAGAGGGTGGGAAGACCAGAAAACCCACTACTATGGCAATACCCGGGCTTGGTCACAACGAGGAGCTGCCCTCTCCGCGTTGATCGCCGCTTTCCTGGTCTTCTACAATGGGTCATATGCCCCAATCTTTCTCTTTACCATTATCCCCTATGTCCTGAACTTGCTTCTGATAGTCAGCTATCCAAAGGACCTGGATGGGCCCAGACATACAAGTGATAAGCGAATAAGGGATGAGTTTGCTGCAGTTCTACAGTCCTTGGCGAAAACAATGAAGAGTTGGTCCATGGTGCGTACCATCTCCAGCCAGGCGCTCTTCAGTGGGTACTACAAGGCATTCAAGGACTATTTACAGCCAATTCTACAAACATTTGCACTCAGTCTTCCGATTTTGTTGGCGTATGAGGATCAAGAGAGAACAGCATTGATAGTGGGAATTGTATATTCAATTCTCTATGCGACCACTGCGATCGCATCCAGCAATTCCGGTAAGTTTTCAGAGCGGTTCAACCAGCTTGCATCTCCCCTTAATATCACGTTGGTTGTCGGTATATCTCTTGGTTTGGTAAGTGGCCTGCTCTTGCACCTAACCTATGCAACTTTGGCCGTGGTGTTGTATTTGGGAATCTATATCCTTGAGAATTTGCGAAAACCCATGAGCATCCACTATGTGAGCGACCAGATGGATCAAGCTTCGCTTGCCAGTGCGCTCTCGGTGGAGTCCCAAGCTGAGTCTCTTTTTGCAGCAGGTATCGCGCTCCTCTTGGGTTGGATGAGTACCTTGTTTGGCGTTGGGCTTGGAATACTGGTGGTTTCTGGAATCTGTTTACTGTTGGGACTGGTCCTTAGATTGCCTACTCAGGAGAACCGCCAAAGGCGATAA
- a CDS encoding LacI family DNA-binding transcriptional regulator — translation MRRKTVTLQDIAEKVGLSTASVSMILAGKSLSRFPDETIDTVYRVSKELGYVSKRAKKDRRILLIVCPSVINPYFATLIQGMEQEAHVQGLGTMLCTTYWDTEKEKRVCEFAKEPTVGGVVFAMIPQQPELVRELSTTVPVVAVGDKQNELGLDTVDVNNYNAGVLVARHLLELGHRNIAYLCTSLNSEHSARVRRYEGLKAQIKQAGGNAKLTLFTREIPSLTELNTIDIEHETGYVLAERCIAEAPEVTAMVAINDMVAYGVMDAVKDGGFSIPGDYSVCGFDNIYPSSFGGVGLTSVEHFIVQGGRSAVRLVCEKMSKKPSRVFEGSGVTRIEYHNRLIVRASTGIPKSE, via the coding sequence ATGAGAAGAAAAACCGTGACATTGCAGGATATTGCTGAGAAAGTAGGGCTATCGACGGCAAGTGTTTCCATGATCCTTGCAGGAAAGAGCCTTTCACGCTTTCCTGATGAAACGATCGATACCGTCTATAGGGTAAGCAAGGAGCTTGGGTATGTAAGCAAACGGGCAAAGAAAGATCGACGTATTCTTCTAATTGTATGCCCCTCGGTCATAAATCCTTACTTTGCTACGCTCATCCAAGGGATGGAGCAAGAGGCTCATGTGCAAGGACTGGGGACCATGCTCTGCACTACGTACTGGGATACAGAGAAGGAGAAACGGGTATGTGAATTTGCCAAGGAACCTACCGTTGGAGGAGTTGTTTTTGCCATGATTCCCCAGCAACCGGAATTGGTACGGGAGCTAAGTACCACCGTACCTGTGGTAGCAGTAGGCGATAAGCAGAATGAGCTTGGCCTGGATACGGTCGATGTGAATAACTACAACGCTGGTGTTTTGGTTGCTCGGCATCTTCTTGAATTGGGTCATCGGAATATTGCCTATCTTTGTACCAGTCTCAACAGTGAGCATAGTGCCCGTGTACGCCGCTATGAAGGGTTGAAAGCTCAGATCAAGCAAGCAGGGGGAAATGCGAAGCTTACCCTGTTTACGCGTGAGATTCCCTCCCTTACCGAATTGAATACTATCGATATTGAGCATGAAACAGGGTATGTGCTTGCCGAGCGTTGTATCGCTGAAGCTCCCGAGGTAACAGCAATGGTAGCAATAAACGACATGGTAGCATACGGTGTCATGGATGCAGTCAAGGATGGAGGCTTTTCAATCCCTGGGGATTACAGTGTCTGTGGGTTTGACAACATCTATCCATCCTCCTTTGGCGGGGTAGGCTTGACCAGTGTTGAGCATTTTATCGTCCAAGGTGGTAGGAGTGCAGTGAGGCTGGTTTGTGAGAAGATGAGCAAGAAGCCATCTCGGGTATTTGAGGGAAGCGGAGTAACCAGAATTGAGTATCACAATCGCCTGATTGTTCGCGCATCAACCGGTATCCCAAAATCTGAGTAG
- a CDS encoding lysophospholipid acyltransferase family protein, translating to MSKKPLFIRLAQPTYGAMILKRNKIQVVGMEYLSELKPPFLVMANHAHTFDPFFISSASPVHIRWVAGAYLFKMKGMRSMMEKWIGAIAKQQGRSDLFTIRAISESLKQGDIVGVFPEGTRTWDGEPAGFDEAIAKLVKIFKVPIVLINLEGVYGLKPRWAEKKRKGTAILRVLPPVHTDVIDQLSVKELYEFLKEKLYHSYRSWQDEMQFDYTSGRAAEGVEKILYLCPDCHSTSTIHSKGNQITCRQCSLTMELDNHDKLHTIKGNTSFLDVAAWHSWEREYSASSEGQALEFPPDKGVLFQTADERHLKRISKDFTLSLEQGGMRLLERNGKEHLMAFTDIQSMIINAKNTVELYHLHTLYRIRIHKRGCILKYVEAYQRNKLIQKGATL from the coding sequence GTGTCTAAAAAACCACTTTTTATCCGCTTGGCCCAACCAACGTATGGGGCCATGATTTTAAAGCGTAATAAGATCCAAGTTGTTGGAATGGAATATTTGTCAGAACTGAAACCTCCTTTTTTAGTAATGGCAAATCATGCACACACCTTTGACCCATTTTTCATCTCCTCGGCATCCCCGGTTCATATCCGATGGGTAGCGGGCGCCTATCTCTTCAAGATGAAGGGAATGAGGAGCATGATGGAGAAATGGATTGGGGCCATAGCAAAGCAGCAAGGCAGGAGTGATTTATTCACCATTAGGGCAATCTCAGAATCCCTGAAACAGGGTGACATCGTCGGTGTCTTCCCTGAAGGGACACGTACATGGGATGGAGAGCCCGCTGGTTTTGATGAAGCAATTGCCAAACTGGTAAAGATATTCAAGGTCCCTATCGTGCTTATCAACTTGGAAGGGGTATATGGACTGAAACCGCGTTGGGCAGAAAAGAAACGAAAGGGAACTGCAATTCTCAGGGTTCTCCCCCCAGTTCATACCGATGTGATCGACCAACTCTCAGTGAAAGAGCTCTATGAGTTTCTCAAGGAGAAGCTGTACCATAGTTACCGTTCCTGGCAGGATGAGATGCAGTTTGACTATACCTCGGGGAGAGCGGCTGAAGGAGTGGAGAAAATCCTCTATCTCTGCCCAGATTGCCATTCTACCAGTACCATCCATTCCAAGGGGAATCAGATTACCTGCAGGCAATGCTCACTTACCATGGAGCTGGACAACCATGACAAGCTACACACGATCAAGGGAAATACCAGCTTCCTCGATGTCGCTGCCTGGCACTCCTGGGAGAGGGAGTACAGCGCATCAAGCGAGGGACAAGCATTGGAATTCCCTCCTGATAAGGGGGTCCTGTTCCAGACAGCTGATGAGAGACATCTTAAGCGGATCTCGAAGGATTTCACCCTCTCTCTGGAACAAGGGGGAATGCGTCTTCTGGAACGAAACGGGAAAGAACACCTGATGGCTTTTACTGATATCCAATCCATGATTATCAACGCAAAGAACACGGTGGAACTCTACCATCTTCATACTCTGTACAGGATACGGATCCACAAACGAGGTTGTATCCTCAAATATGTGGAAGCGTACCAGCGAAACAAACTGATCCAGAAGGGGGCAACCTTATGA
- a CDS encoding sodium:glutamate symporter, translated as MNWNFFFHIGIISVSLLLAALIRARIRFFQRFLIPVPILSGLMLLVFYNFIAPRWGLRNDFLGEIVYHLLNISFISMLLRVTPKAHTEGRAKRTLAANVTAVLGQYGLQCFFGLIATALIISTFKPDLFPAFGFTLPLGFELGPGQAYSIGIGWEAMGFRGGSSVGLTMAAIGFLLGSFGGVILINQGLKRGWIGKEQAKNINDRSVRTGFFSRAQHERPVGSYLSTDGESLDSMTYHIALIMMTYLVSWSFLTGLSALLGLIGPLGTELADSLWGINFVFSSFSALGVKMLMKLFKVETTIDNATCNRLSGLSVDLTVASSLGAISLVAVQGYWIPILILTLVGLFITVVILPWYCSRLYDDHQFFRMLIIYGSATGTLPTGLALLRVVDKEFETPVATDYLYSVGIVFILAIPIILSINLPAFSVTKNNPILFTWAIVISGAYLLASFISYLLIAKKRAFIKPRTYFYTED; from the coding sequence ATGAACTGGAACTTCTTTTTCCATATCGGAATCATCTCAGTATCACTTCTACTTGCAGCACTCATTCGTGCCCGAATACGGTTCTTCCAACGGTTCCTGATTCCCGTGCCCATCCTCTCTGGCCTTATGCTCCTGGTTTTCTACAACTTCATCGCACCAAGGTGGGGACTAAGAAATGACTTTCTCGGGGAAATAGTCTACCACTTGCTGAATATCAGCTTTATTTCCATGTTGCTTAGGGTTACACCAAAAGCTCACACGGAAGGGAGGGCGAAACGAACCCTGGCGGCTAATGTGACTGCTGTCTTGGGACAGTATGGCCTGCAATGCTTCTTTGGTCTTATCGCAACCGCTTTGATTATCTCTACATTCAAGCCAGACCTGTTCCCAGCTTTTGGCTTTACCCTCCCCCTCGGGTTCGAGCTGGGACCCGGACAAGCATATTCGATTGGAATCGGCTGGGAAGCGATGGGATTCAGGGGAGGTTCCTCAGTGGGACTTACCATGGCAGCCATCGGATTTTTGCTTGGTAGTTTTGGTGGCGTGATTTTGATCAACCAAGGACTCAAGCGCGGTTGGATCGGGAAAGAACAGGCAAAGAACATCAATGACCGAAGTGTAAGAACCGGATTTTTCAGTAGAGCACAGCATGAACGTCCTGTGGGTTCCTACCTATCCACTGATGGAGAATCGCTGGACTCCATGACCTACCACATTGCACTGATCATGATGACCTATCTGGTTAGCTGGTCTTTCCTTACCGGGCTTTCTGCGCTTCTTGGTCTTATCGGCCCATTGGGAACTGAACTTGCGGATAGCCTGTGGGGTATCAACTTTGTTTTCAGCTCATTCAGCGCACTAGGCGTCAAGATGCTCATGAAGCTGTTCAAGGTCGAGACCACCATCGATAACGCAACATGCAACCGTCTCAGTGGACTCTCTGTCGACTTGACCGTTGCATCTTCACTCGGTGCGATCAGCTTGGTTGCTGTACAGGGATATTGGATCCCTATCCTTATTCTCACCCTGGTAGGACTCTTCATCACCGTGGTTATTCTGCCCTGGTACTGTTCACGGCTCTATGATGACCATCAATTCTTCAGAATGTTGATCATCTACGGTTCAGCAACAGGAACACTCCCCACCGGGTTGGCACTGCTACGTGTGGTCGATAAGGAGTTTGAGACACCGGTTGCCACAGACTATCTCTATTCGGTAGGAATTGTCTTTATTCTGGCCATTCCCATCATCCTGAGTATCAACCTTCCGGCATTCAGTGTTACCAAGAACAATCCAATTCTCTTCACATGGGCTATCGTAATCAGTGGAGCCTACTTGCTTGCTTCATTCATCTCTTATCTGCTCATTGCCAAGAAACGTGCATTCATCAAACCAAGGACTTATTTCTACACCGAAGATTAA